One genomic segment of Rhodothermales bacterium includes these proteins:
- a CDS encoding ABC transporter substrate-binding protein: MHRLALLALLLLIAVPAVAQPMEAPAIPAAQTVFDSGLRSYQVGQYGAAAQSFGRAANDFEYHQQTTAARLMLGKALYAAGNLEGAASEMTAFLRAYPKSRYVDDARAIRRAAESRLEALAAVPDPTDVGIALPMSDTDVVFTQALFNGVRLAVDEHNAAGPAQPIRMVFRDTQGTERGATAAVESLAGSGVELVIGPLYSEEAVAAGAAAERERVVLIAPLATEERVSEGRRYVFQANPTFDQRGRAMARFVASADPSRRVGVIARVGTFGTTMAASFQDEFERLGGTVPFVELLPNEGAWFRLPEILGDSLEMVDALYLPVSGAKAPDAAAGALRGLDQMLPEGERGRIRVFGNTEWGQLDASRQRASQYGTAFTSDFHVDERGAAASAFVERYRTLAGVAPDRLAYAGYDITKMALAQLGERRSEESLAETMRGARPYEGLGHRIYFGGGSVNEAMFILGFRDGRLVVIE; this comes from the coding sequence ATGCACCGTCTCGCCCTGCTCGCTCTGCTGCTGCTGATCGCCGTGCCCGCCGTGGCACAGCCGATGGAGGCGCCCGCGATCCCGGCGGCGCAGACGGTATTCGACAGCGGGCTCCGCTCGTATCAGGTCGGGCAGTACGGGGCCGCCGCGCAGAGCTTCGGCCGGGCCGCCAATGACTTCGAATACCACCAGCAGACGACGGCCGCGCGGCTGATGCTGGGGAAGGCGCTCTACGCGGCGGGTAATCTCGAAGGGGCGGCCTCGGAGATGACGGCGTTCCTCCGGGCGTACCCGAAGAGCCGCTACGTGGACGATGCCCGTGCCATCCGCCGCGCTGCGGAGAGCCGGCTCGAAGCTCTCGCGGCCGTGCCTGACCCGACTGATGTTGGCATCGCGCTGCCGATGAGCGATACGGACGTGGTGTTCACGCAAGCCCTCTTCAACGGTGTCCGCCTCGCCGTCGACGAGCACAACGCGGCCGGGCCGGCGCAGCCCATTCGGATGGTCTTCCGTGACACGCAAGGGACGGAGCGCGGGGCGACGGCGGCGGTGGAGAGCCTCGCGGGATCGGGCGTCGAACTCGTCATCGGGCCGCTCTACAGTGAGGAGGCTGTGGCAGCGGGCGCGGCAGCCGAGCGCGAGCGCGTCGTCCTCATCGCGCCGCTCGCGACGGAGGAGCGCGTGTCCGAGGGCCGGCGCTACGTCTTCCAGGCGAACCCGACGTTTGACCAGCGCGGGCGGGCGATGGCGCGCTTCGTCGCCTCCGCAGATCCCAGCCGCCGCGTTGGCGTGATCGCTCGCGTGGGCACGTTCGGGACCACGATGGCGGCGTCGTTCCAGGACGAGTTCGAGCGGCTCGGCGGGACGGTGCCGTTCGTCGAGCTACTGCCCAACGAGGGGGCGTGGTTCCGCCTCCCCGAGATCCTCGGCGACAGCCTGGAGATGGTCGACGCGCTCTACCTCCCGGTCTCCGGAGCCAAGGCGCCGGACGCGGCGGCGGGCGCGCTCCGCGGCCTCGACCAGATGCTGCCCGAGGGCGAGCGCGGCCGGATCCGCGTGTTCGGCAACACGGAGTGGGGCCAGCTCGACGCCTCGCGCCAGCGGGCCAGCCAGTACGGGACGGCGTTCACATCGGACTTCCACGTAGACGAGCGCGGCGCGGCGGCCTCGGCCTTCGTCGAGCGGTACCGCACGTTGGCCGGCGTCGCGCCGGACCGGCTCGCTTACGCCGGGTACGACATCACGAAGATGGCGCTGGCGCAGCTCGGCGAGCGGCGTTCCGAGGAATCGCTCGCGGAGACGATGCGTGGTGCTCGGCCGTACGAAGGGCTCGGCCATAGGATCTACTTCGGCGGCGGCTCGGTGAACGAGGCCATGTTCATCCTCGGCTTCCGAGACGGCCGCCTCGTGGTGATCGAGTAG